One window from the genome of Enterococcus haemoperoxidus ATCC BAA-382 encodes:
- a CDS encoding TPM domain-containing protein produces the protein MRKLAFSLFTAIFILFGFSMDVQAAEDSIDDQASLFTSQEITQLKEAIVPIEAKTKARVFIVTNTDNDIDSKRFADYYMLDRIGKDTNGITFYFDMNQRKFIISTSGNMIDYLDDKRINKTLDEIEPSMIAGNYFQAAQSFLNNTSHYFDQGVPGGHYRVDTETGKITRYKSLTKTEIIIAFLAAMLLSGIFFAVSISKYQLKFGTYKYPFREKSSLNLTSRNDVLINSFVTTRRIPRNNSSGGGSGGGSSTNSTGGGTFGGGGRSF, from the coding sequence ATGAGAAAGCTTGCTTTTAGCTTATTTACCGCTATTTTTATACTTTTCGGCTTTTCAATGGATGTTCAAGCAGCAGAAGATTCGATTGATGATCAAGCTTCACTTTTTACATCTCAAGAGATTACTCAGTTAAAAGAAGCGATCGTCCCTATCGAAGCCAAGACAAAAGCTCGTGTTTTCATTGTAACAAATACTGATAATGATATTGATTCAAAACGCTTTGCGGATTATTATATGCTTGATCGTATTGGCAAGGATACGAATGGGATTACTTTTTATTTTGATATGAATCAGAGAAAGTTTATAATTTCAACTTCTGGGAATATGATCGATTACTTGGATGATAAACGAATCAATAAAACCTTAGATGAAATTGAGCCTAGTATGATCGCTGGTAATTATTTTCAAGCAGCTCAAAGTTTCCTAAACAATACCAGTCATTACTTTGATCAAGGCGTTCCAGGAGGGCATTACCGTGTTGATACTGAAACCGGGAAAATCACTCGATATAAAAGCTTGACTAAAACAGAAATTATTATTGCTTTTTTGGCAGCAATGTTATTAAGTGGCATTTTCTTTGCTGTTAGTATTTCAAAATATCAATTAAAATTTGGGACATACAAGTACCCTTTTAGAGAAAAATCTAGTCTTAATTTAACTAGCAGAAATGATGTACTGATCAATTCATTCGTTACTACTCGTCGTATCCCTAGAAACAATTCCAGCGGTGGTGGTTCTGGTGGTGGAAGTAGCACTAACTCCACTGGTGGAGGAACATTTGGCGGCGGCGGTCGCAGTTTTTAA
- a CDS encoding penicillin-binding transpeptidase domain-containing protein: protein MERRSKKKSNKTVFLALGGVVAVAAIGGGYFAYSSWQKTQELNKAEKSAKTFLNYFSKQEFEQFPELLNEASVKKSGYDNTKLVEKYQAVFSGIQAEGIKSKDVHVIQDKEGQYTFTYKLEMTTPLGNLKDLSYKTTIKKTGENYKINWAPNLIFPEMSGQDKISIGIDAANRGEIVDRKGEGLAVNQAFDQVGIVPGKLGEGQEKTDNIKAFSEQFKVSVDEVEQKLKQDWVKPDAFVPMTISFEPVTTLPKGAASQDTIVRYYPLKEAAAQLVGYVGTITAEDIEKDSTLSSNGVIGKVGLEQAYDKELRGQDGGNISITDENGAVKSVLQKVDKKDGEKIQLTIDNNVQSQSYAIFNNRPGSAVIMDPQQGDLLAAASSPSFDPNKMANGISQADYDGYANNENLPFTARFATGYAPGSTFKTITGGIGLDAGTLKPDEEIAINGLKWQKDASWGDYFVTRVKEASPVNLRTALVNSDNIYFAEQTLRMGEDTFRKGLDKFIFGEKLDLSIPMNPAQISNEDKFKSEILLADTGYGQGQLLVTPIQQATMYTVFQNEGKLIYPKIELNKETKTKENVISSNATNTIVTDLLGSVEDETGYVHNMYNPEFSLAAKTGTAEIKDKQDTVGKENSFLLAMDRTNNKFQAMIMVEDSRKNDTATNISKPLIDYLEANIK, encoded by the coding sequence ATGGAAAGAAGAAGTAAAAAAAAATCAAATAAAACAGTGTTCTTAGCCCTTGGTGGTGTTGTTGCAGTGGCAGCAATAGGAGGCGGTTATTTTGCCTATAGTTCTTGGCAGAAAACGCAAGAGTTAAACAAAGCAGAAAAATCTGCTAAAACTTTTTTAAATTATTTTTCAAAGCAAGAATTTGAGCAATTTCCTGAGTTATTGAATGAAGCATCAGTTAAGAAAAGCGGTTATGACAACACAAAACTCGTTGAAAAATACCAAGCAGTCTTTTCTGGAATTCAAGCGGAAGGAATTAAAAGTAAAGATGTCCACGTAATTCAAGACAAAGAGGGGCAGTATACGTTTACTTACAAGTTAGAAATGACAACACCATTAGGTAATTTAAAAGATTTATCCTATAAGACGACGATCAAAAAAACAGGAGAGAATTATAAAATCAACTGGGCTCCTAATTTGATTTTTCCCGAAATGTCAGGTCAGGATAAGATTTCTATTGGCATAGATGCGGCCAATAGAGGTGAAATCGTCGATCGTAAAGGCGAAGGACTTGCGGTCAATCAAGCATTTGATCAGGTTGGAATAGTACCAGGTAAACTTGGTGAAGGGCAAGAAAAAACAGATAATATTAAAGCGTTCAGTGAACAATTTAAAGTTTCTGTTGACGAAGTTGAACAAAAACTTAAACAAGATTGGGTCAAGCCGGATGCGTTTGTTCCGATGACGATTTCTTTTGAACCAGTGACAACGTTGCCGAAAGGTGCTGCCTCACAAGATACGATTGTTCGCTACTATCCTTTGAAGGAAGCGGCAGCTCAATTAGTAGGTTATGTCGGAACAATCACAGCAGAAGATATCGAAAAAGACTCTACACTAAGCAGTAACGGTGTGATTGGAAAAGTTGGATTGGAGCAGGCATACGATAAAGAACTTCGAGGTCAAGATGGTGGGAATATCTCGATTACTGATGAAAACGGGGCTGTCAAAAGTGTTTTGCAAAAAGTAGATAAAAAAGACGGCGAAAAAATTCAGTTGACGATTGATAATAATGTACAATCGCAATCCTATGCTATATTTAATAACCGACCAGGAAGTGCGGTCATTATGGATCCACAACAGGGAGATTTGTTAGCAGCAGCTAGTTCGCCATCATTTGATCCAAATAAGATGGCAAATGGAATTTCTCAAGCCGATTATGACGGATACGCGAACAATGAGAATTTACCATTTACGGCACGATTTGCAACAGGCTATGCGCCAGGTTCGACCTTTAAAACAATTACTGGTGGAATTGGTTTAGATGCCGGCACTTTAAAACCTGATGAAGAAATTGCTATCAACGGTTTAAAATGGCAAAAGGATGCTTCATGGGGAGATTATTTTGTCACTCGTGTAAAAGAAGCAAGCCCAGTAAACTTAAGAACGGCCTTAGTCAATTCTGATAATATCTATTTTGCAGAGCAAACCTTGCGTATGGGAGAAGATACGTTTAGAAAAGGGTTAGACAAATTTATTTTTGGTGAAAAATTAGATTTGTCCATTCCGATGAACCCAGCACAAATTTCCAATGAAGACAAATTCAAGTCTGAAATTTTACTAGCAGATACAGGTTACGGGCAAGGACAGTTGCTGGTGACACCTATCCAACAAGCGACAATGTACACAGTGTTCCAAAATGAAGGGAAATTGATTTATCCAAAAATTGAACTGAATAAAGAAACAAAAACTAAAGAAAATGTTATTAGTTCAAATGCCACAAACACAATCGTGACTGATTTACTTGGCAGTGTAGAAGATGAGACTGGGTATGTTCACAATATGTATAACCCAGAATTCTCGTTAGCAGCAAAAACTGGTACTGCTGAAATCAAGGATAAACAAGATACTGTTGGAAAAGAGAACAGTTTCCTTTTAGCGATGGATCGGACGAATAATAAATTCCAAGCGATGATTATGGTGGAAGATTCTAGAAAAAATGATACAGCGACCAATATCAGTAAACCATTGATCGATTATTTAGAGGCGAATATCAAGTAA
- the rimI gene encoding ribosomal protein S18-alanine N-acetyltransferase, whose translation MLKKFNLFHSILGIFFKNRPYDEKTVEISDQEYFVRGITLDDIKDLLSIEREVYAGELPWTKTAFLVELQSSEPHLYLLIQKEGKTIGFIGCRIFGKDAHITNVAVSSQNQGKGIGSFLIREVRQFAKNNDCETISLEVRISNKNAQRVYRQLGFVSNTIKPDYYTEDKEDALEMILYLKEE comes from the coding sequence ATGTTGAAAAAATTTAATCTTTTTCATAGTATTCTGGGGATTTTTTTTAAGAATCGTCCATATGATGAAAAGACTGTAGAAATTTCAGATCAGGAATATTTTGTTCGTGGGATTACACTGGATGATATCAAAGATTTGCTTTCAATCGAAAGAGAAGTGTATGCTGGAGAATTGCCTTGGACAAAGACAGCTTTTTTAGTTGAGCTTCAATCATCAGAACCTCATCTATACTTACTTATCCAAAAAGAAGGAAAAACAATTGGTTTTATAGGTTGCCGTATTTTTGGTAAAGATGCTCATATTACAAATGTTGCTGTTTCATCGCAAAATCAAGGAAAAGGGATTGGCAGTTTCTTGATTAGAGAAGTTCGACAGTTTGCCAAAAACAACGATTGTGAAACGATTTCTTTAGAGGTACGTATCAGTAATAAAAACGCCCAGCGTGTATATCGACAACTTGGATTTGTCTCAAATACCATCAAGCCTGATTATTATACAGAAGATAAAGAAGATGCACTAGAAATGATTTTATATTTAAAAGAAGAGTGA
- the tsaD gene encoding tRNA (adenosine(37)-N6)-threonylcarbamoyltransferase complex transferase subunit TsaD, whose amino-acid sequence MTFFNKERKLILAIESSCDETSVAVIEDGAKILSNIVASQVKSHQRFGGVVPEVASRHHVEEITLCIEDALVEANVKPSDLSGVGVTYGPGLVGALLIGISAAKAFSWAHDLPLIPVNHMAGHIYAAHFVEPLQFPLMALLVSGGHTELVYMKETGSFEIIGETRDDAAGEAYDKVGRVLGLTYPSGKEIDELAHLGQDTYHFPRAMIKEDNYDFSFSGLKSSFINTVHNAEQRGEELRVKDLAASFQASVMDVLVDKTIRACKEYPIKQLVMAGGVAANKGLRERLSSEVAKELPEVTFIVPPLKLCGDNAAMIGAAAFVEAEKGHFADYGLNADPSLSFMTI is encoded by the coding sequence ATGACTTTTTTTAATAAAGAAAGAAAATTAATACTGGCTATCGAAAGTAGTTGTGACGAAACAAGTGTTGCAGTTATTGAAGATGGTGCTAAAATTTTATCGAATATCGTAGCTTCCCAAGTGAAAAGTCATCAACGTTTTGGCGGAGTTGTACCAGAAGTTGCCAGCCGTCACCATGTAGAAGAAATCACGTTATGTATTGAAGATGCATTAGTTGAAGCAAACGTAAAACCAAGTGATTTAAGTGGTGTTGGCGTTACTTATGGGCCTGGTTTAGTTGGTGCTTTATTGATCGGCATCTCTGCTGCTAAGGCATTTTCTTGGGCACATGACTTGCCATTGATTCCAGTCAATCATATGGCTGGGCACATTTATGCTGCTCATTTTGTGGAGCCACTGCAGTTTCCGCTGATGGCATTATTAGTGAGTGGAGGTCATACGGAATTAGTTTACATGAAAGAAACAGGTTCATTTGAAATTATTGGAGAAACGAGAGATGATGCAGCCGGCGAAGCGTATGATAAGGTAGGCCGGGTTCTTGGTTTAACCTATCCAAGCGGAAAAGAAATTGACGAGCTAGCTCACCTTGGACAAGATACGTATCATTTTCCTCGTGCTATGATCAAAGAGGACAATTACGATTTTAGTTTTAGCGGGTTGAAAAGCTCATTTATCAATACCGTCCATAATGCTGAACAGCGTGGTGAAGAATTGAGAGTGAAGGATTTGGCTGCAAGTTTTCAAGCAAGTGTTATGGATGTACTAGTGGATAAAACGATTCGAGCCTGTAAAGAATACCCAATCAAACAATTGGTGATGGCGGGTGGAGTTGCAGCGAATAAAGGCTTGCGTGAGCGTTTGAGCAGTGAAGTGGCTAAAGAGCTTCCAGAAGTAACATTCATTGTTCCACCACTTAAACTCTGTGGAGATAATGCAGCAATGATTGGTGCAGCGGCATTTGTCGAAGCTGAAAAAGGTCATTTTGCTGATTATGGCTTAAATGCGGATCCTAGTTTATCCTTTATGACGATTTAA
- a CDS encoding DUF5067 domain-containing protein has product MKNLLSLGVLTLCSVTLAACTGNNNSTNEKKSEHTATSQKKTDEVYFKDDTLKIDMATLKILSTEVLQADESLYREKPQLAITYEVTNDSDELISASTVWIACMGLTQEGENTINKLTVGMTPQDEKFTEYTEHQLDDIKPGGTAKAVISYDLEDTETPVKLKANQGMAGKELGKRMINLK; this is encoded by the coding sequence ATGAAAAATTTACTAAGTTTAGGAGTCTTAACATTATGCAGTGTAACCTTAGCTGCTTGCACAGGAAATAACAACTCTACTAACGAGAAAAAATCTGAACATACAGCAACTTCCCAAAAGAAAACTGACGAAGTCTATTTTAAAGATGATACCTTAAAAATAGATATGGCAACCTTGAAAATACTTTCTACTGAGGTATTACAAGCCGATGAAAGCCTATATAGAGAAAAACCTCAATTAGCGATTACCTATGAGGTTACTAATGACAGCGATGAGCTTATTTCTGCCTCTACTGTCTGGATAGCTTGTATGGGACTGACTCAAGAAGGTGAAAACACAATCAATAAGCTAACTGTTGGTATGACGCCACAAGATGAAAAATTTACTGAATACACAGAACATCAATTAGATGACATAAAACCTGGTGGTACAGCCAAAGCAGTCATCTCTTATGATTTAGAGGATACAGAAACACCAGTTAAATTAAAAGCAAATCAAGGAATGGCTGGAAAAGAACTGGGAAAAAGAATGATCAACTTAAAATAA
- the argS gene encoding arginine--tRNA ligase, which yields MNNKEIVAKAIYDVVKEDLSLENVTQLLENPKSVDHGDVAFPAFSLAKVYRKAPQQIAADLAEKITGTDFEKIEVVGPYLNFFMNKKMVSQAVIGQIAKEKGHYGDSSIGNKGNVPIDMSSPNIAKPISMGHLRSTVIGNSIAFILEKIGYTPIRINHLGDWGTQFGKLIVGYKKWGSEEAVKTAPITELLRLYVQFHEEAETQPELEEEARAWFKKLEEGDEEATELWQWFRTESLKEFDKIYSMLEVSFDSYNGEAFYNDKMDEIVTMLEEKHLLQENQGAEIVDLSAYDLNPALIKKSDGATLYITRDLAAAVYRKRNYDFAKSVYVVGNEQSNHFKQLKAVLNELGFDWSKDMHHIPFGLITQGGKKLSTRKGKIVLLEEVLNEAVELANKQIMEKNPDLPDREEVARQVGIGSVIFHDLKNDRLNNFDFVLEEVVRFEGETGPYVQYTHARAMSILRKADFTIDETKEYALDDKESWEVVKLLQKFPEIVMQAAEKYEPSVIAKHAIQVAQAFNKYYAHVKILAEDEQKESRLALVYAMATIIKEDIRLLGLHAPNEM from the coding sequence ATGAACAACAAAGAAATCGTAGCAAAAGCCATTTATGATGTAGTAAAAGAAGACCTATCTTTAGAAAACGTTACACAATTATTGGAAAATCCAAAATCTGTCGATCACGGTGATGTAGCTTTTCCAGCTTTCTCATTAGCTAAAGTTTACCGCAAAGCACCACAACAAATCGCCGCAGATTTAGCCGAAAAAATCACTGGAACAGACTTTGAAAAAATCGAAGTAGTTGGACCTTACTTAAACTTTTTTATGAATAAAAAAATGGTCAGTCAAGCAGTGATCGGGCAAATCGCCAAAGAAAAAGGGCACTACGGAGATAGCTCGATCGGAAATAAAGGGAATGTACCAATCGATATGTCTTCTCCAAATATTGCAAAACCTATTTCAATGGGGCATTTACGTTCAACGGTAATTGGGAATTCTATAGCTTTTATTCTTGAAAAAATTGGTTATACGCCGATTCGCATCAACCATTTGGGTGATTGGGGCACACAGTTTGGCAAATTGATCGTAGGTTACAAAAAATGGGGTTCAGAAGAAGCGGTTAAAACGGCACCAATCACCGAATTGTTGCGCTTGTATGTACAGTTTCACGAAGAGGCTGAAACACAACCTGAATTAGAAGAAGAAGCTCGTGCATGGTTTAAAAAATTAGAAGAAGGCGATGAAGAAGCCACTGAATTATGGCAATGGTTCCGTACAGAATCATTAAAAGAATTCGATAAAATTTATTCTATGTTGGAAGTTTCTTTTGATTCATACAATGGAGAAGCTTTCTACAACGATAAAATGGATGAAATCGTAACAATGCTGGAAGAAAAACATCTATTGCAAGAAAATCAAGGGGCTGAAATCGTTGATTTATCTGCGTATGATTTAAATCCTGCATTAATCAAAAAATCAGATGGTGCAACTCTTTATATCACGCGTGACCTGGCTGCTGCTGTTTACCGTAAACGTAACTATGATTTTGCGAAATCAGTTTATGTTGTCGGAAATGAACAAAGCAATCACTTCAAACAATTGAAAGCTGTTTTAAATGAGCTGGGGTTTGACTGGTCTAAAGACATGCATCACATACCGTTTGGTTTGATCACACAAGGTGGTAAAAAACTATCGACACGTAAAGGAAAAATCGTCTTACTTGAAGAAGTGTTAAATGAAGCGGTCGAGTTAGCAAACAAACAAATCATGGAGAAAAATCCAGATTTACCAGATCGTGAAGAAGTTGCTAGACAAGTAGGGATCGGCTCTGTTATTTTCCACGATCTAAAAAATGATCGTTTAAATAACTTTGACTTTGTTTTAGAAGAAGTTGTGCGTTTTGAAGGCGAAACAGGTCCATATGTACAATACACTCATGCTCGTGCAATGAGTATTTTAAGAAAAGCTGACTTCACTATCGATGAGACAAAAGAGTATGCATTAGATGATAAAGAAAGCTGGGAAGTGGTTAAGTTATTACAAAAATTCCCAGAGATTGTGATGCAAGCTGCCGAAAAATATGAACCTTCTGTTATTGCAAAACATGCGATTCAGGTTGCCCAAGCATTTAATAAATACTATGCGCATGTCAAAATTTTGGCTGAAGATGAGCAAAAAGAATCACGTTTGGCATTAGTTTATGCGATGGCAACAATTATTAAAGAAGATATACGTTTACT
- the rimI gene encoding ribosomal protein S18-alanine N-acetyltransferase: MYYSKENLPTEQSAEKLWLISEHSYNHGSPWSEKQFRDDLAQKASDYLVLIQKGDWIGFVSYHLVLDEAEITHVVIHKEFQQKGYGSQLIDRLIQRFFEQGVCQAFLEVRESNVKAQRLYEKKGFNTINRRKNYYSRPKEDGIVMCLNVKEVKQ; the protein is encoded by the coding sequence ATGTATTATTCAAAAGAAAATTTACCAACTGAACAATCTGCTGAAAAACTTTGGTTGATCAGTGAACATTCATATAACCATGGATCGCCTTGGTCTGAAAAACAATTTAGGGATGATTTAGCGCAAAAAGCGAGTGACTATCTTGTCTTGATCCAAAAAGGCGATTGGATTGGTTTTGTCAGTTATCATTTAGTTTTAGATGAAGCTGAAATTACCCATGTTGTGATTCATAAAGAATTTCAGCAAAAAGGATATGGCAGTCAATTGATCGATCGATTGATCCAGCGTTTTTTTGAGCAAGGAGTTTGTCAGGCCTTTTTAGAAGTTCGTGAGTCTAATGTAAAGGCACAAAGATTATATGAAAAAAAAGGATTCAACACAATCAACCGTCGAAAAAATTATTACAGTCGTCCTAAAGAGGACGGGATCGTTATGTGTTTGAACGTTAAGGAAGTGAAACAATGA
- the tadA gene encoding tRNA adenosine(34) deaminase TadA, with translation MNEKTSSLTIEEKEKFMTEAIKEAKKAEAIKEVPIGAIIVLDGEIIGRGHNLREESQDATAHAEIYAIKQACATIENWRLERAQLFVTLEPCPMCSGAMILSRVNEVYYGAKDPKGGTAGTLMNLLEDERFNHVAYVESGILEQECGDLLSNFFRTLREEKKFLKNQQKD, from the coding sequence TTGAATGAAAAGACAAGCAGTTTAACGATCGAAGAAAAAGAAAAATTTATGACAGAAGCCATCAAGGAAGCTAAAAAAGCGGAAGCCATTAAAGAAGTCCCGATTGGTGCAATTATTGTTTTGGATGGAGAAATTATTGGTCGTGGACATAATCTTAGAGAAGAGAGCCAAGATGCAACGGCTCATGCAGAAATCTATGCTATTAAACAAGCTTGTGCAACGATTGAAAACTGGCGTTTAGAACGTGCTCAATTATTTGTCACGTTAGAGCCGTGTCCTATGTGTAGCGGTGCAATGATTCTTTCTAGAGTCAACGAAGTTTACTATGGGGCAAAGGATCCAAAAGGTGGAACAGCTGGTACTTTAATGAATCTCTTGGAAGATGAGCGATTCAATCATGTTGCTTACGTTGAATCGGGAATTTTAGAGCAAGAATGCGGTGATTTGCTTTCAAATTTTTTTAGAACACTGAGAGAAGAAAAGAAATTTTTAAAAAATCAACAGAAAGACTAG
- a CDS encoding helix-turn-helix domain-containing protein, which translates to MTIEELIELYPAGKIQQTKATSEALSLPVNGKYFVLAKEALQETEIRLLETLFPAKEYFVNQKNHPWFGYLFDQMPIDVDGTFRIMQFQLKKPKAFLQSEWENSITEIFPNLDDFFFTTENDGVLIEKYAKNHYTLEELQSIFLTLDADFDSSTTVYVGNFFLASDGILTLFQEEQQIFKAEVDNLKVKSTFSLSDVALHYFTKEAMNQSKIVQTFAKQLVLTSELQKIILALWHNQGNISSAAKDLYMHRNTLHYRLEKFYEQTGLSLKRMDDLVFCYLLITK; encoded by the coding sequence ATGACTATTGAAGAATTAATTGAATTGTATCCCGCAGGTAAAATCCAACAAACAAAAGCCACAAGCGAAGCTCTTTCATTACCGGTCAACGGAAAATATTTTGTCCTTGCCAAAGAAGCACTACAAGAGACAGAAATTCGTTTATTGGAAACCTTATTTCCTGCAAAGGAATATTTTGTCAATCAAAAAAATCATCCTTGGTTTGGCTATTTATTCGATCAAATGCCTATTGATGTTGACGGGACATTTCGTATCATGCAATTTCAACTCAAAAAACCGAAAGCGTTTTTACAATCAGAATGGGAAAATAGCATCACAGAAATCTTCCCTAATCTCGATGATTTCTTTTTCACTACTGAAAATGATGGCGTTTTAATAGAAAAATACGCCAAAAATCACTATACCTTAGAAGAGCTCCAAAGTATATTCTTAACATTAGATGCAGATTTTGATTCTTCGACGACTGTTTATGTAGGAAATTTCTTCTTAGCTAGTGATGGTATTTTGACATTATTCCAAGAAGAGCAACAAATTTTTAAAGCAGAAGTAGACAATCTTAAGGTTAAATCCACCTTTTCTTTGTCTGATGTGGCTTTGCATTATTTCACTAAAGAGGCAATGAATCAAAGCAAGATCGTACAAACATTTGCCAAACAACTGGTTTTAACAAGTGAACTTCAAAAAATCATCCTTGCTCTTTGGCATAATCAAGGCAATATTAGTTCAGCTGCCAAAGATTTATACATGCATCGTAATACTCTTCATTACCGTTTAGAAAAATTCTACGAGCAAACAGGACTTTCTTTAAAGAGAATGGATGATCTTGTATTTTGCTATTTATTGATCACAAAATAA
- the tsaB gene encoding tRNA (adenosine(37)-N6)-threonylcarbamoyltransferase complex dimerization subunit type 1 TsaB: MRILAIDTSNQTLTVAVCEEKKIIGQYTITVKRNHSLTLMPAITQLVKDVGLTPNDFDRIVVAQGPGSYTGLRIGVTTAKTLAYTLKKELVGVSSLKALAANCVEVKGLIIPVFDARRNNVYTGAYEYVEGVLTAVIADRHIAMEEWLEQLKEFDHLYFVGEDVEKFRLQIESIIPNAEICDISQWQIPNGATLAELGRLAQPEVDIHHFLPNYLKRVEAEENWLKDHTSEVENYVEKI; this comes from the coding sequence GTGCGCATTTTAGCAATCGATACTTCAAATCAGACACTGACAGTTGCTGTTTGTGAAGAAAAGAAGATAATAGGACAATATACAATCACTGTAAAAAGAAACCATAGCTTGACCTTGATGCCGGCAATTACACAATTAGTGAAAGATGTTGGCTTGACCCCAAATGATTTTGACCGCATTGTAGTGGCTCAAGGTCCAGGTTCATATACAGGTTTAAGAATAGGTGTAACAACAGCAAAAACACTTGCTTATACATTAAAGAAAGAATTAGTAGGTGTGTCCAGTTTAAAAGCCTTGGCCGCAAATTGTGTTGAGGTAAAAGGGCTAATCATTCCAGTTTTTGATGCGAGAAGAAATAATGTTTATACTGGTGCTTATGAATATGTCGAAGGTGTTTTAACAGCGGTGATTGCGGATCGACATATTGCGATGGAAGAGTGGTTGGAGCAGTTAAAAGAATTTGATCATTTATACTTTGTTGGAGAAGATGTTGAAAAATTTCGTTTACAGATTGAATCAATTATACCAAATGCTGAAATTTGTGACATCTCCCAATGGCAAATCCCAAACGGTGCAACCTTAGCAGAACTTGGCAGATTAGCTCAACCAGAAGTGGATATCCATCACTTTTTACCTAACTATTTAAAACGAGTAGAAGCAGAAGAAAATTGGTTAAAAGATCATACATCTGAGGTAGAAAATTATGTTGAAAAAATTTAA
- a CDS encoding SPFH domain-containing protein, protein MGIIKAATSTIGGGLADQWIEVIEPDNMGDTTVMTKGVFVRKNDKRGSNRKGTEDVLTDGSVIHVYPNMMMILVDGGKIIDYTAEEGYYTVKNDSAPSAFNGSLKDAISETFDRFKFGGVTPQKQQVFYINLQEIKGIKFGTSSPINYFDNFYNAELFLRAHGNYSIKITDPLLFFSNAIPRNKSQVDINDINEQYLAEFLTALQSAINKMSADGERISYVPSKSLELSKYMGQALDDEWRELRGMEIVSVAVASISYTDDSTKLINMRNQGAMLSDASVREGYVQGSMARGMEAAGSNEGGAMNGFMGVGMGMNTSGNYFAQASQTNQQQMQEKQNQQNAQGSSDTWTCPQCGTENNGKFCSNCGTPKPTNEKPKLEMKCSECSEVVDLSNGIPKFCPHCGKPFQGIPL, encoded by the coding sequence ATGGGAATTATAAAAGCAGCAACAAGTACTATCGGTGGAGGCTTAGCTGATCAGTGGATCGAAGTTATCGAGCCTGATAATATGGGCGATACGACGGTTATGACAAAAGGTGTTTTTGTTCGTAAAAATGATAAACGTGGTTCAAATCGCAAAGGAACCGAAGATGTTTTAACAGACGGTTCTGTTATCCATGTCTATCCAAACATGATGATGATATTAGTCGATGGCGGTAAGATTATTGACTATACTGCAGAAGAAGGATACTACACTGTTAAAAATGATTCAGCGCCTTCAGCATTCAACGGGTCATTAAAAGATGCAATCTCTGAAACATTCGATCGCTTTAAATTTGGTGGTGTAACACCTCAAAAACAACAAGTATTTTATATCAATTTACAAGAAATCAAAGGGATCAAGTTTGGGACATCGTCACCAATCAATTATTTTGACAATTTTTACAATGCAGAACTATTTTTACGTGCACATGGGAATTACTCAATCAAAATTACTGACCCGTTGTTATTTTTTTCAAATGCGATTCCTAGAAATAAAAGCCAAGTTGATATCAATGATATTAACGAACAATACTTGGCAGAATTTTTAACAGCACTACAATCTGCGATCAATAAAATGTCTGCTGACGGCGAACGTATTTCGTATGTACCATCTAAAAGTTTAGAATTAAGTAAATATATGGGGCAAGCGTTAGATGATGAATGGCGCGAGTTACGCGGTATGGAAATTGTTTCTGTTGCTGTAGCCAGCATTTCTTATACAGATGATTCTACTAAATTGATCAATATGCGTAACCAAGGTGCCATGCTTAGTGACGCTAGTGTTCGTGAAGGGTATGTGCAAGGCTCGATGGCTCGTGGAATGGAAGCAGCCGGAAGTAACGAGGGTGGTGCCATGAATGGCTTTATGGGTGTTGGCATGGGAATGAATACAAGCGGGAACTATTTTGCTCAAGCCTCTCAAACCAATCAACAACAAATGCAGGAAAAACAAAATCAGCAAAACGCTCAAGGTTCTTCCGATACTTGGACCTGCCCACAATGCGGAACTGAAAATAATGGTAAATTTTGCTCAAATTGTGGAACACCTAAACCAACGAATGAAAAACCTAAATTAGAAATGAAATGCAGTGAATGTAGCGAAGTTGTTGATTTATCTAATGGTATTCCAAAATTCTGTCCACATTGTGGCAAACCGTTCCAAGGTATTCCTTTATAA